In Carassius auratus strain Wakin unplaced genomic scaffold, ASM336829v1 scaf_tig00029160, whole genome shotgun sequence, one DNA window encodes the following:
- the LOC113079762 gene encoding neuropeptide B-like, with translation MERSVRSVLVFVVVSILISSHPTDAWYKQSTGPSYYSVGRASGLLSGIRRSPYVRRSETESALDSSETPGVSNSVMPDFSSRQTPVLKNMAICVKDISPNLQSCELVQDGSSTFRCKAEVFLSLDSLDCFTS, from the exons ATGGAGAGGTCCGTCAGATCCGTGCTGGTGTTCGTGGTTGTTTCCATCCTCATCTCCAGCCATCCCACAGACGCCTGGTACAAGCAGTCCACCGGGCCGAGCTATTATTCCGTCGGGAGAGCCTCGGGTCTGCTGTCCGGGATCCGGAGGTCGCCCTATGTGCGCAGATCTGAGACAGAATCAGCGCTGGACAGCAGCGAGACCCCCGGCGTCTCCAACAGCGTGATGCCCGACTTCAGCAGCAGACAAACTCCAGTtcttaaaaacatg GCCATCTGCGTAAAGGACATCTCCCCAAACCTTCAGAGCTGCGAGCTGGTTCAGGACGGTTCAAGCACGTTTCGGTGCAAAGCAGAAGTGTTTCTGTCGCTCGACTCTCTGGACTGCTTCACCTCCTGA